The genomic interval ATATTCTACGCCAGATCAGGGACGAGCATCTAATTCCTAACAAACCCGGTAAATTTTTTACTTCATTATATTATTGTATATCGCCATATATAGTTATCTTAATCGAAAAGTACCCAATATTGATGATTCCAATCCGTATCACATTACGTTGGTTTATTAGGTCCTGGAGGTCTATATGTCATTCCTTATCGTAGTTGCAGTTATAACTATCTATTGGTGGTTACGCTCAAGACGAAAACCGAAGATGTCACCATATATGCTAGAACGATTTTTGAAAATTACCGATCCAATACCTCTATGCGGTAAGCCAGACGTAGTATGGAAAACTCGTAATGGTATCTTAATTGTTGGAGATTACAAAAGTCGCGAAAATCAGCAGGTGTATGAATCAGAAGTTATTCAACTGTCTGTATATAAATTGTTAATTGAAAAAACTCAAAATATACCTGTTGCTGACTATGGTTTTATTCATTTTAAAAATAAATATATGAAAAAAGTGCATCTAATGAAGGAAACTGAAATTATCGCCTTGTATCATAGCTACTGGGATGTTGTAAATGGAGAGGTAGAAGCTTGTGTCGCTAGTAATGAAAACTATTGCCAATATTGTTCGCATAAACATAAGTGTTAAATAGCTAGATCATCCCAATTATAGTTCATTATGTAGTTACCTCCTAACTTGCCTATAGGAGCATCTACATAATATAATCAAAAGGTGAATGAGCGGTTAAGCATTTTCTATCAAGCAGGAGGCTGGAAGAGTATTTAATACAAACAAAAAAGGCCCTCTAAAAAAAGCTAAGACCAAGAATGGTATGGAGTTAATTAACGCATGAGTATGAATTTATAAATAATAAAAAGAGAAGGATTTGTAGACTAATGATCTGCCACCTTATTAAGCAAGATGAGAGAGATCATGGATACTTGGAGAAAGATTAACAGAAGGCTTTTTTTACATAAAAAAAAGTCATAGAATTATCTACTTGCTCATAACTATTATTAAAGCATTTTATATAATAGGGGAAAATTTATCAATTGATAATCCATGGGGTCATCACTATTTGCTATAAGTGAATATTTCACCTTAATACCCGGTTATGGTAATTTGTAAGTGTAACCTTATAAGAATATGTATTAAATTTATATTAGGAGGTGAGTTCATGGGGTAGTGGATTATGATAGGATACAAGCGATACTAACATTAATCGCGACCCTCTTGGGAATACTAACAATGAGTATTGATTTTTATGAGAAAATAAGAAGCAAAAGAAAGTCTACAACCAAACGTAGGACCTATATTCGAAACTAAACCCATATACTCTTTCTTAGATAAAAACCACATGGTATATAATAATTAGTTAGACTATTATTAACTAATGCGCATAATATAATTTTGGAGGTGTAGCTATGATTTTTTATTTAACCTTGCTAAATATTGGTTTGATAGGAGCAAATACTATAGTAACTTCTTGGTACGTAAGTATACCCAACCTAGTAGTTTCAATTATTATTATAACATTGGCTACCAAGAACTTATATAATAGGTGCACTAGTATTAAAAATGAAGATATTATGCGCAAAACACTCTAAATAGAAAGCTATAAAGGTATTCAAATTGCAAAGGAGTACCGTGAAATTTCAAAAACTTTGAAATTTCGTACACTTAAGCATCCTCCTAGGTGCTTTCATTTAAGGTAAATAAATATTATCATTTCCAAAGTCAAGTTAAATACCGATCTAATAAAATATAAACCTTTGGAACACCTTTAGAATACCTTTGGACAAACGTTGATTTTTACTGAATTTTATGCAATATGTAAATGCATGATTAGTAACTAAGCAAAATACCCCTCGTAGTGCTTTTTTCCTTTTTGAAAAATAAACCACGTTTTTATGGAACGTGGTTAAAAGAAAAAAGGGGAGATTGATTGTTAGAGAAAATTAAAAATCATTATCACAACACAAAAGTAAAATAATGATGATAATTATAAAAATAAACCACATACCACCATTACCGGATTCCATAAGAATTCCCTCCAATTGATAATTTATTTGTCCTAATCTATTTTATGCAAACTCAACATAAGAGGTGTCAAAAATAAATGTCATACATATATTTAACTGCAATCATAATTACAGTTAAATGTATAGCCGTCTTACCTTTGGGTAGGATGGTGCTTTTTTATTATGAATGATATATTTGCAAATTTGGTTGATCAGTGAACAACATGCAGGATTTTAGCGATAAATAGCGAAATATACTAAAACTTTTAAAAAAGCAGGCAAACCTTCCGAAAGGGAGGGACGCAAAGCCGTGGGTCTAAGGATGTATTAATCTAAGACTGCCAGGTTACATTTAAGGATGTAACCTGGCAGTCTTTATAACTATATCTTAGATGAGAATATAAATGAAAATTAAGCTGAAGAGAACGATGGGTTCATCTAAGCTATTGGGAATAAAGGAGTTATTTATAATGAACCAAGTAGAATTACAGCAATTAGTGAAGAAATATTTTACTGAAGCTAGTGACGAACAGATCGAAAAAATTATGGGTGAACTGTCTAGAGAAATTGAGATTATGACCCACGCTAAAATTAGAGAATTAGTTAATTTCGAGAAAAGTAAAAAACTATTAAATATTTAATAGTTACAATTTACATAATTGTGCCTTTTAGCAGATTTTTTTCTAATTGACAATGATTATCCAAAAGAATAGCAGGGGAAAAGAACTTTTGGAGAGAAGGTTAATATTCAGATTATCTTTGTCCTAGTTAAGTAATAACGCTTGTTACCAAAAGCCA from Pelosinus sp. IPA-1 carries:
- a CDS encoding PD-(D/E)XK nuclease family protein yields the protein MSFLIVVAVITIYWWLRSRRKPKMSPYMLERFLKITDPIPLCGKPDVVWKTRNGILIVGDYKSRENQQVYESEVIQLSVYKLLIEKTQNIPVADYGFIHFKNKYMKKVHLMKETEIIALYHSYWDVVNGEVEACVASNENYCQYCSHKHKC